The following coding sequences are from one Shewanella violacea DSS12 window:
- a CDS encoding BlaI/MecI/CopY family transcriptional regulator: protein MARKKQAVLTDSEQEIMEILWCVKEVEVRDITDELSKSKVVAHNSVQTMFEPR, encoded by the coding sequence ATGGCGAGAAAGAAGCAAGCTGTATTGACCGATTCAGAGCAGGAGATCATGGAGATACTCTGGTGCGTTAAAGAAGTCGAGGTACGTGATATCACCGATGAATTGTCAAAATCTAAAGTCGTCGCCCATAACTCAGTGCAGACCATGTTTGAGCCTCGCTGA
- the mnmD gene encoding tRNA (5-methylaminomethyl-2-thiouridine)(34)-methyltransferase MnmD, producing MLNKIQVKMTKDGSHTLMSSLFDDSYHAHNGAMSESEHVYIQSGFEQLKPEFKGVNILELGFGSGMNAILTLKSALAKTGKLVRPIRFTSIEAYPIPMEIVAQLNYKASFSPQIAELFDKLHQAPWDRDVELIPGFVLHKVYGKLQEFRTGDDSINLVFYDAFTPSKQPELWLQDNFDRLMPMMQVGGMLVTYCANGQFKRNLKAAGFKVKAYPGVLGRREMTRAWK from the coding sequence GTGTTGAACAAGATCCAAGTTAAAATGACAAAGGATGGCTCACATACCCTGATGAGTTCACTGTTTGATGATAGTTATCATGCTCATAATGGTGCAATGAGTGAGTCCGAACATGTCTATATTCAGTCCGGGTTTGAGCAGCTAAAGCCTGAGTTTAAGGGAGTCAATATTTTAGAGTTAGGTTTTGGCTCTGGCATGAATGCCATCCTGACGCTGAAAAGTGCTTTGGCTAAGACAGGTAAACTAGTGCGACCTATCCGTTTTACCAGTATCGAGGCCTATCCCATACCCATGGAGATAGTGGCACAACTCAATTATAAGGCCAGTTTCAGTCCTCAAATTGCCGAATTATTCGATAAACTACATCAAGCACCCTGGGATCGCGATGTGGAGCTAATCCCAGGTTTCGTGCTGCATAAGGTCTATGGCAAGTTACAGGAGTTTCGAACGGGAGATGACAGTATCAATTTGGTTTTTTATGATGCCTTCACACCCAGTAAGCAGCCTGAACTTTGGCTACAAGATAACTTCGATCGCCTTATGCCCATGATGCAAGTGGGTGGCATGTTGGTGACCTACTGCGCTAATGGTCAATTTAAGCGAAACTTAAAAGCCGCTGGCTTCAAGGTTAAAGCCTACCCAGGGGTACTTGGCCGCCGGGAGATGACTCGCGCCTGGAAATAA
- a CDS encoding class I SAM-dependent rRNA methyltransferase, translated as MSISTLLATAFEKRQDLLVQAKKNNTDCYRVFHGTVEGINGLNIDRYGQAWLIQSFHQTLTADELKEISESLTKVEDLAIIYNDRADKNSRVMNTLDVITHDFANQAQVMHENGIKFTSKLRHEGQDPLLFLDMRAGREFVKANSLNKTVLNLFSYTCGIGTAAAVGGASRVVNIDFSSFALAAGKTNAELNDVSDVCEFVQSDAFPALRQLAGLKVGGRRNQKLPKYPKMPRTQFDLVFLDPPRFAKSPFGIVDLINDYQSLFKPALLTTKPGGSIVCCNNVAKVERNAWFDALVRCVEKQGRLVTSHTWLDCHQDFPSFDGNHPLKMVSLVIS; from the coding sequence ATGTCTATCTCCACATTATTAGCCACAGCTTTCGAAAAGCGACAAGACTTGCTTGTCCAAGCGAAAAAAAATAACACAGATTGTTACCGAGTATTTCATGGCACAGTCGAAGGCATCAATGGCTTAAATATAGATAGATATGGCCAAGCTTGGTTAATTCAGAGTTTTCACCAGACATTGACTGCAGACGAGCTAAAAGAGATTAGTGAGTCGCTGACTAAGGTCGAAGACCTAGCCATTATTTACAACGATCGCGCCGATAAAAATTCCCGAGTCATGAACACACTAGATGTCATTACCCATGACTTCGCCAATCAAGCTCAGGTGATGCATGAGAATGGCATCAAGTTTACCTCTAAGCTCAGACATGAGGGACAAGATCCCTTACTGTTTCTGGATATGCGCGCGGGTCGTGAATTCGTCAAGGCAAACAGCCTGAATAAAACCGTACTCAATCTATTTTCCTATACCTGCGGCATAGGGACTGCGGCTGCAGTCGGCGGAGCCAGCAGGGTGGTGAATATAGATTTTTCATCCTTTGCATTAGCCGCAGGAAAAACCAATGCCGAGCTTAATGATGTCAGTGATGTCTGTGAATTTGTCCAAAGTGATGCCTTCCCAGCCCTGCGTCAGCTAGCTGGACTTAAAGTCGGTGGACGTAGAAACCAGAAGCTACCTAAATACCCTAAAATGCCTAGGACTCAATTTGACTTAGTATTTCTCGACCCGCCGCGTTTCGCTAAGAGTCCTTTCGGTATCGTCGATCTTATCAATGACTATCAGAGCCTGTTTAAGCCAGCACTACTGACAACAAAACCGGGCGGTAGTATTGTCTGTTGTAACAATGTCGCTAAGGTCGAACGCAATGCCTGGTTCGATGCCCTGGTTCGTTGTGTCGAAAAACAGGGCCGCTTAGTTACCAGCCATACCTGGCTCGATTGCCATCAGGACTTCCCTTCATTCGACGGTAATCACCCACTTAAGATGGTTTCTCTGGTAATAAGTTAG
- a CDS encoding esterase/lipase family protein: MTRIQRKPKLVLVHGIFNTGSVMTWMRKQFESQGFECFTPTLKPFDGRYGVEYAAKSLKSQIEHEYGENQNIVIIGFSMGGIVARYYLQNLDGYARTSHLFTISSPHAGSYMAYLPYPSKAMKQLRPDSELLQSLDESADRLNGLKLYSYRTSIDCTIVPSTSSHWELAENKKFFVALHLSMVFSSQLTNEILARLNE; encoded by the coding sequence ATGACTAGAATACAGAGAAAGCCAAAACTCGTTTTAGTACATGGTATTTTCAATACTGGATCTGTGATGACTTGGATGAGGAAGCAATTTGAGTCTCAGGGATTCGAGTGCTTCACCCCGACATTAAAGCCGTTTGATGGACGTTATGGTGTCGAGTATGCCGCCAAGAGCTTAAAGAGTCAGATAGAGCATGAATACGGTGAGAATCAAAACATAGTGATTATCGGCTTTAGTATGGGGGGAATAGTTGCTAGGTATTACCTGCAGAACCTGGATGGGTATGCAAGAACGAGTCACTTATTTACCATTTCTAGCCCTCATGCTGGCAGCTATATGGCTTATCTTCCTTATCCATCGAAAGCCATGAAACAGCTTAGACCTGATAGTGAACTGCTCCAGTCTTTAGATGAATCCGCAGACCGGCTCAATGGCCTTAAGCTGTATTCTTACAGAACATCAATAGACTGCACCATAGTGCCAAGTACCAGTTCACATTGGGAGCTGGCTGAGAATAAGAAGTTCTTCGTTGCTCTACATCTTTCTATGGTTTTCAGTAGTCAGCTCACTAATGAAATTCTAGCCCGGCTGAATGAGTAA
- a CDS encoding phosphatase PAP2 family protein: MLPTHELNRVEASKQPHGSVINTSFLSVLLLLFIFHILTLNAQTNLDTFNWFNELGASLPSWLLLSVTDLGDGITAGALILICLTYKPQWLYRVIVTTLLCAICVHIFKQYFDAPRPAALLEVINIIGKARYEHAFPSGHTTTAFALAGVIWLLADKLWCKLSVLMLAVAVGLSRIAVGAHWPEDIAFGAILGWLLAYLACSAAPLSTLRLKYQYWIIFALSMIVLVSELKNLGKDPFSVLLLNRYLIITALISLTVYMCSKFQFKDKQTQIRES, translated from the coding sequence ATGTTACCGACACACGAACTCAATCGAGTTGAGGCTTCCAAACAGCCACATGGCTCAGTAATTAACACCAGCTTCCTATCTGTATTACTGCTGTTATTTATCTTCCATATTCTCACCTTAAATGCCCAAACCAATTTAGACACCTTCAACTGGTTCAATGAACTTGGTGCAAGTCTACCTAGCTGGTTACTACTCAGTGTGACCGACCTTGGCGACGGCATTACAGCTGGAGCCTTGATCTTGATTTGCCTCACTTATAAGCCCCAATGGCTATATCGAGTCATAGTCACCACTCTTCTGTGCGCAATATGCGTGCACATTTTTAAACAATATTTTGATGCCCCTAGGCCTGCAGCCTTGCTTGAGGTAATCAATATAATAGGTAAGGCTCGCTATGAGCATGCATTCCCCTCAGGACACACGACTACAGCCTTCGCATTAGCGGGAGTTATTTGGCTATTGGCCGATAAGCTATGGTGCAAGCTAAGCGTGTTGATGTTGGCGGTTGCCGTTGGTCTTTCTCGTATTGCGGTTGGGGCACACTGGCCTGAAGACATAGCCTTTGGCGCGATATTAGGCTGGTTATTGGCCTACCTTGCTTGCAGTGCAGCACCACTATCGACACTAAGACTCAAGTATCAGTATTGGATTATCTTTGCCCTATCCATGATAGTGCTAGTGAGTGAGTTAAAGAATTTAGGCAAAGATCCTTTCTCTGTTCTCCTGCTGAACCGCTACCTAATCATCACGGCGCTTATCTCTCTTACCGTCTACATGTGCAGCAAGTTTCAATTTAAAGATAAACAAACCCAGATAAGGGAGAGCTAG
- a CDS encoding class II fumarate hydratase has protein sequence MTTRIERDSMGELEVPASALYGAQTQRAVNNFPISGKRMPEAFIRALLLAKSAAAQANAKLKLLPQDMADGISDAVSQLLDDKAMMQHFPVDVFQTGSGTSSNMNANEVLATMASKIANQTVGANDHVNYGQSSNDIIPSCIHISAAMELDNCLLPALDHLVKVIKHKAAEVDHHIKTGRTHLMDAMPVRMSQSLLSWASQIEQNIDLIHGIKPRLQSLAQGGTAVGTGINAHADFAAEFNHQLSQATGLTFTPASNFFSHIGTQDIAVSLSGQLKAVAVSMMKIANDLRWMNSGPLAGLGEIELQALQPGSSIMPGKVNPVIPEAATMVAAQVIGNDSAITVGGQAGNFELNVMLPMIADNLLSSISLLANVSYLLADKAIATFKVNEAQLQKALARNPILVTALNPIIGYEKAAEIAKKSYKEGRAVLDVAEEETNIPREELEKLLDPAKLTLGGL, from the coding sequence ATGACTACACGTATTGAAAGAGACAGTATGGGAGAGCTAGAGGTGCCAGCTTCGGCGCTATATGGAGCTCAAACACAGCGAGCGGTGAATAACTTTCCTATCAGTGGCAAGAGAATGCCCGAGGCATTTATTCGTGCCTTACTCCTGGCCAAGTCAGCTGCGGCTCAGGCTAATGCCAAGCTGAAGTTGCTGCCACAAGATATGGCTGATGGTATCTCAGATGCTGTGTCTCAGTTACTCGATGATAAGGCCATGATGCAGCACTTCCCGGTGGATGTGTTTCAAACTGGCTCGGGCACTAGCTCGAACATGAATGCTAACGAAGTATTAGCCACTATGGCCTCTAAAATTGCTAATCAAACCGTAGGGGCTAATGATCATGTCAATTATGGTCAGAGCAGTAACGATATCATCCCTTCCTGTATTCATATCAGTGCCGCCATGGAGTTGGATAATTGTTTATTACCAGCACTCGATCACTTGGTGAAAGTGATTAAGCACAAGGCCGCCGAAGTCGATCATCACATTAAGACGGGCCGTACTCACCTTATGGATGCCATGCCTGTGCGCATGAGTCAGAGTCTGCTGAGTTGGGCGAGTCAGATAGAACAGAATATAGATCTGATCCATGGGATTAAGCCGAGATTACAGAGTCTGGCCCAAGGAGGGACAGCTGTGGGGACTGGCATCAATGCCCATGCAGATTTTGCCGCGGAGTTTAACCATCAGCTCAGTCAGGCTACCGGCCTCACGTTTACTCCGGCAAGTAATTTTTTCAGTCATATTGGTACACAAGATATAGCTGTCTCATTATCGGGGCAGTTGAAAGCTGTGGCCGTATCTATGATGAAGATAGCTAACGACTTACGTTGGATGAATTCTGGACCATTAGCGGGATTGGGGGAGATAGAGCTCCAAGCCCTACAACCTGGTTCATCTATCATGCCTGGTAAGGTCAATCCCGTGATCCCCGAGGCGGCCACTATGGTCGCGGCTCAGGTCATAGGTAACGATAGTGCCATTACTGTAGGCGGTCAGGCTGGTAATTTTGAATTAAATGTCATGCTGCCCATGATAGCCGACAACTTACTTTCAAGCATAAGCTTGCTGGCGAATGTCAGTTACCTATTGGCAGATAAGGCTATAGCGACATTTAAGGTTAACGAGGCGCAATTACAGAAAGCCTTGGCTCGTAATCCTATTCTAGTGACCGCGCTAAATCCCATTATCGGTTATGAAAAGGCCGCAGAAATTGCCAAGAAATCCTATAAAGAGGGCAGGGCCGTGCTGGATGTAGCCGAGGAGGAAACTAACATTCCTCGTGAGGAACTAGAGAAACTATTAGATCCAGCCAAGCTCACCTTAGGTGGACTTTAA